A window of Sulfurimonas gotlandica GD1 contains these coding sequences:
- the ccoN gene encoding cytochrome-c oxidase, cbb3-type subunit I, with translation MENRPLEYDYTVAKMFMFTTIILGIVGMLIGVILAFQLAYPGLNTVLGEGLAEYTNFSRLRPLHTDAIIFGFTLSGIFSTWYYVGQRVLKVSMAESKLLMVLGKLHFWLYLVGVAAVVVSLFAGVTTSKEYAEFEWPIDIAIVIVWVIWGMGVFGLIGIRREKSLYISIWYYIATFLGIAMLYLFNNMEIPTILGAAADGTSGHGAWYHSVSMYAGTNDALVEWWYGHNAVAFGFTVPIVAMIYYFLPKESGQAIYSYKLSLLSFWGLMFVYLWAGGHHLLYSTVPDWMQTMGSIFSVILILPSWGSAINMLLTMKGEWQQVAASPLIKFMVLGSTFYMFSTLEGPIQAIKSVNAIAHFTDWIVGHVHDGTLGWVGFMIMAALFHMAPRVFKREIYSKSLMATQFWIQTLGIVLYFTSMWIGGITQGMMWRAHDEFGNLAYSFIDTVTVLHPYYTIRGVGGLLYLVGFLMFAYNIYKTMSARPVEESELQNATPMGA, from the coding sequence ATGGAGAATCGTCCATTAGAGTACGACTATACGGTTGCAAAGATGTTCATGTTCACAACAATTATTTTAGGAATTGTTGGTATGCTCATCGGTGTAATTCTAGCTTTTCAACTTGCTTATCCAGGACTAAATACAGTTCTAGGTGAAGGTTTAGCTGAATACACTAACTTTAGTCGTCTTCGTCCATTGCATACAGATGCAATAATATTTGGTTTTACACTAAGTGGTATTTTTTCTACTTGGTATTATGTTGGTCAGCGTGTTCTAAAAGTATCAATGGCAGAGTCAAAACTGTTGATGGTTTTAGGTAAATTACACTTTTGGTTATATTTAGTAGGTGTTGCAGCTGTTGTTGTTTCACTGTTTGCTGGTGTAACAACTTCAAAAGAGTATGCTGAATTTGAGTGGCCAATCGATATCGCTATCGTTATCGTATGGGTAATATGGGGTATGGGTGTATTCGGTCTTATTGGTATTCGCCGTGAAAAATCACTTTATATTTCAATTTGGTACTATATTGCTACTTTCTTAGGTATAGCAATGCTTTATCTTTTCAACAACATGGAGATACCTACAATTTTAGGTGCTGCTGCTGATGGAACAAGTGGACATGGTGCATGGTATCATTCAGTATCTATGTATGCTGGTACAAATGATGCACTAGTTGAGTGGTGGTATGGTCACAATGCAGTTGCATTTGGTTTTACTGTTCCTATTGTTGCTATGATTTATTACTTTTTACCAAAAGAGTCTGGTCAAGCAATCTATTCATATAAGTTATCATTACTTTCTTTTTGGGGATTAATGTTCGTATATCTATGGGCTGGTGGTCACCACTTATTATACTCAACTGTTCCAGATTGGATGCAGACTATGGGTTCAATATTCTCAGTAATTCTGATTCTTCCTTCATGGGGTTCAGCGATTAATATGCTTCTTACAATGAAGGGTGAGTGGCAGCAAGTTGCAGCTTCTCCATTGATTAAGTTTATGGTTCTTGGTTCAACATTCTATATGTTCTCAACATTAGAAGGTCCTATTCAAGCAATTAAATCTGTTAATGCTATTGCACACTTTACTGACTGGATTGTTGGTCACGTTCATGATGGTACACTTGGTTGGGTTGGCTTTATGATTATGGCTGCACTTTTCCATATGGCTCCTCGTGTATTCAAGCGTGAGATATATTCTAAGTCTTTAATGGCTACACAATTCTGGATTCAAACTTTAGGTATCGTTTTATACTTTACTTCTATGTGGATCGGTGGAATTACTCAAGGTATGATGTGGCGTGCTCACGATGAATTTGGTAACTTAGCTTACTCATTCATTGATACAGTTACTGTTTTACATCCTTACTACACTATTCGTGGTGTCGGTGGATTATTATACTTAGTTGGTTTCTTGATGTTTGCTTATAACATTTATAAAACTATGTCTGCTCGCCCTGTTGAAGAGTCTGAGCTACAAAATGCTACGCCTATGGGCGCATAA
- the ccoO gene encoding cytochrome-c oxidase, cbb3-type subunit II gives MFHWLEKHPFFFAVGVFLVISFAGLVEILPNFAQASRPVIGTTPYSTLELAGRHVYIKNSCNACHSQLVRPFKSETDRYGHYSLSGEYAYDRPFLWGSKRTGPDLMRVGNYRTTDWHENHMKDPAGVVPGSIMPAYRWMFTNAADIDTAFAEQLTIAQFFSVPYNKPVPMKDGSTAVVKMGSSVAEANALALAEAKVIAADMKDQDVKDAVANGKIPEIVALIAYLNCLK, from the coding sequence ATGTTTCATTGGTTAGAAAAACATCCGTTCTTTTTTGCGGTAGGTGTGTTTTTAGTGATTTCGTTTGCGGGTTTAGTTGAAATTCTTCCAAACTTTGCTCAAGCATCTCGTCCAGTAATCGGTACTACTCCATACTCTACTTTAGAGTTAGCAGGTCGTCACGTTTACATTAAGAACAGCTGTAATGCATGTCATTCACAACTTGTTCGTCCATTTAAATCAGAAACTGACCGTTACGGTCACTACTCTTTAAGTGGTGAGTATGCATATGATCGTCCATTCCTATGGGGTTCAAAAAGAACTGGTCCAGATTTAATGCGTGTAGGTAACTACCGTACTACTGACTGGCACGAGAATCATATGAAAGATCCAGCTGGTGTTGTTCCAGGTTCTATTATGCCTGCATACCGTTGGATGTTTACTAATGCTGCTGATATTGACACTGCTTTTGCAGAACAATTAACAATAGCACAGTTCTTTTCAGTTCCTTATAACAAACCAGTTCCTATGAAAGATGGGTCTACTGCGGTTGTTAAAATGGGTTCTAGTGTTGCAGAAGCAAATGCTTTAGCTTTAGCTGAAGCAAAAGTAATTGCAGCAGACATGAAAGATCAAGATGTTAAAGATGCAGTAGCTAATGGTAAAATACCTGAAATAGTTGCTTTAATTGCATATTTAAACTGTCTTAAATAG
- a CDS encoding cytochrome c oxidase, cbb3-type, CcoQ subunit has product MDIAQLQAYGYFTLVLLLVVGLYGYIYHLYTKRKDADGIDYEKYSNMALHDDIDDTPVLSKSDDKEK; this is encoded by the coding sequence GTGGATATTGCACAATTACAGGCTTATGGTTATTTTACGCTAGTACTTTTACTGGTAGTTGGACTCTATGGTTATATTTACCATCTGTACACTAAAAGAAAAGATGCTGATGGTATTGACTATGAGAAGTATAGCAATATGGCACTACACGATGATATAGATGATACTCCGGTACTGTCTAAATCAGATGATAAAGAGAAATAG
- a CDS encoding c-type cytochrome, with the protein MNKLYLGGIIFAALMLLLTYLSIAGSEGGLNGDIVNMLAVTGAVALVIITVFVVIKYVRQMQTDTADGQLADEQWDGIGEYLNELPMGWAIMFFLLIVWGMWYMIAGYPVNSYSQIGEYNEDTAAHNAKFETQYGSITGDRLVEMGESVFIAECKICHGLKADGIDGKAANLNKRIEAKVVKFAVENGSNNHLLGSEMPMPDRNGLFNGNTGALITDAEIDAVSAYVANGMTGAGADIFVGTCAACHGEDGKGMEYVAPSIATFTPALVTNVLNHGKKGVIGKMPAFDRLNAKQKEAVGAYITSLSK; encoded by the coding sequence ATGAATAAGCTTTATCTTGGGGGAATTATCTTTGCTGCTTTAATGCTACTATTGACTTACTTGTCTATAGCTGGTTCTGAGGGTGGTTTAAATGGTGATATCGTCAATATGCTTGCAGTTACAGGGGCGGTTGCACTTGTAATAATTACAGTTTTTGTAGTTATCAAGTATGTTCGTCAAATGCAAACTGATACTGCTGATGGTCAGCTTGCTGATGAGCAGTGGGATGGCATTGGTGAGTATTTAAATGAGTTGCCTATGGGTTGGGCAATTATGTTCTTTTTACTTATTGTTTGGGGTATGTGGTATATGATAGCTGGTTATCCTGTAAATTCATATTCACAAATCGGTGAGTATAATGAAGATACGGCAGCACATAATGCTAAATTTGAAACACAGTATGGTTCTATTACTGGTGACAGATTAGTTGAAATGGGTGAGTCAGTATTTATTGCAGAGTGTAAAATCTGTCACGGTCTTAAGGCTGATGGTATTGATGGTAAAGCTGCAAATCTTAATAAAAGAATTGAAGCTAAGGTAGTTAAATTTGCTGTAGAAAATGGTTCGAATAATCATTTACTAGGTTCTGAAATGCCAATGCCTGATCGTAATGGTCTTTTCAATGGTAACACAGGCGCTTTAATTACTGATGCTGAGATCGATGCAGTTTCTGCTTATGTTGCAAATGGTATGACTGGCGCTGGCGCTGACATATTTGTTGGAACTTGTGCAGCTTGTCACGGTGAAGATGGTAAGGGTATGGAATACGTAGCACCAAGTATCGCTACATTTACTCCAGCACTTGTTACTAACGTTCTTAACCATGGTAAAAAAGGTGTTATCGGTAAAATGCCAGCATTTGATAGATTAAATGCTAAGCAAAAAGAAGCTGTTGGTGCATACATCACTAGCTTAAGTAAATAA
- a CDS encoding DUF4006 family protein, whose protein sequence is MNENRSVFALDGITGMLIATVLLLTILVTLTVLGLGVQNANAANYYEVKNENTIKMFGSSRADHIVDVK, encoded by the coding sequence ATGAATGAAAATAGAAGCGTATTTGCTCTTGACGGTATAACTGGTATGTTAATTGCAACAGTATTATTGCTAACTATCCTTGTTACTCTAACAGTGCTTGGTCTTGGTGTGCAGAATGCTAATGCTGCTAATTATTACGAAGTTAAAAATGAAAATACAATAAAAATGTTCGGTTCTTCAAGAGCCGATCATATTGTTGATGTAAAGTAA
- a CDS encoding FixH family protein, producing the protein MQEGRDLKKNKGLIWPYAIGTSIVLVFGACVATVIITSTLPVEKSDTYMMGYHEADAKANELIEARIAFDKKYKIEYVTDGLSLDSSVVKYKVSDLNSQAVANAKIEVVVTRPNNHKHDQTLKSSNYENGVYTFPAIKLPVEGRWDIMAKVNVGDVQRFYNVKADTRAKGAYEY; encoded by the coding sequence ATGCAAGAAGGCAGAGACTTGAAGAAAAATAAAGGCTTGATTTGGCCATACGCAATTGGTACATCGATAGTATTAGTTTTTGGTGCTTGTGTGGCTACCGTTATAATTACATCTACGCTTCCGGTTGAGAAGAGTGATACATATATGATGGGTTATCATGAAGCAGATGCAAAAGCTAATGAACTCATTGAAGCTCGTATAGCATTTGATAAAAAATATAAAATTGAATATGTAACAGATGGTCTAAGTTTAGATAGTAGTGTTGTAAAATATAAGGTTAGTGATTTAAACTCACAAGCTGTTGCGAATGCTAAGATAGAAGTTGTAGTTACAAGACCAAATAACCACAAGCATGATCAGACTTTAAAATCTTCAAATTATGAAAATGGCGTATATACATTTCCTGCAATTAAGTTACCAGTTGAAGGCAGATGGGATATTATGGCTAAAGTTAATGTTGGAGATGTTCAAAGATTCTACAATGTAAAAGCTGATACAAGAGCAAAAGGCGCTTACGAATACTAA
- a CDS encoding PD-(D/E)XK nuclease family protein has product MNETTIILPSARAIRHEQLKIEHSTLFLPNHITMSEFISKLCIVEDFKMIDEDSRVLLLLEASDFNSFSSLQIQRNFFTFTKNSSYIFKFFEELAHELYDINDLDTSDIYAEYEEHITILQELYRRYETLCSERKILDKIFLPKLYTFNKEYASSHKDIDLYAVGHLTNFEFELLEKCSEFCSVNIIFETSKFNTKMQSKFAELLGFELESGYRYKISLNTKEVLVKESRDKNTNISCESFSETMLQVAFVKKKVYDYIESGYKPERIAVILPDEKFATLLKTFDNKSNFNFAMGEPYSKTNIYEKLNSSCKAIEQLSQENSARLERVGDEIYKELYSIYYKKVEEVDIIKYLYSFLEKSEVTKVEKKIFNEQVYTLKNILLSMKEMSVKSLISLFLQRLASATIDDVRGGKVTVMGVLETRAIDFDAVVIVDFNDGNVPRRSDKDMFLNTNIREMANLPTMSDRENLQKHYYEMLINSSKEVAISFVESQQSSASRFLKHLGIKAKNEHEELDYAGVLFDKSAPALKEEKKIAMEYSFKDVKLSATKLKTFLTCKRKYYHKYIEHINSHEIPKDMPAEYEVGTAVHEALKELYTKRNSYLSVDDLKRDLNNELDDVCGASELDKYLIEMQKRRLDTFCEKEVERFADGWQVKECEKSLSCDFAGMQLSGVIDRVDVKDGDMFVLDYKTGSYPLYTAKTFPDATDFQLEFYYLLASTLGKVSACGYYDLKDSKIVPESFLEEKLEILQSNIKDLLMIEDVNFEKTEDAKNCLFCEYKIMCGRG; this is encoded by the coding sequence ATGAATGAAACTACAATAATACTTCCATCAGCGCGTGCTATTAGGCATGAGCAACTCAAAATAGAGCACTCGACTCTATTCTTGCCAAATCATATAACTATGAGTGAGTTTATTTCTAAACTCTGCATAGTTGAAGATTTTAAAATGATAGATGAAGACAGTAGAGTTTTACTTCTTCTTGAGGCTTCTGATTTTAACTCATTTTCTTCTTTGCAAATCCAGAGAAACTTTTTTACTTTTACTAAAAATTCATCATATATATTTAAATTTTTTGAAGAGTTAGCGCACGAGTTATATGATATTAATGATTTAGATACTTCAGATATATATGCTGAGTACGAAGAGCATATAACAATACTTCAGGAGTTGTATAGAAGATATGAGACACTTTGTAGTGAAAGAAAAATCCTCGATAAGATATTTTTGCCAAAGCTTTATACATTTAATAAGGAGTATGCATCTTCGCATAAAGATATTGACCTTTATGCAGTTGGGCATCTGACAAACTTTGAGTTTGAACTTTTAGAAAAGTGTAGTGAGTTTTGCAGTGTTAATATCATCTTTGAGACTTCCAAATTCAACACCAAGATGCAGAGTAAGTTTGCAGAGCTATTGGGCTTTGAGCTTGAATCAGGTTACAGGTATAAAATCTCTTTAAACACTAAAGAAGTATTAGTAAAAGAGAGCAGGGATAAAAACACAAACATTAGTTGTGAGTCATTTAGTGAGACAATGCTTCAAGTGGCGTTTGTGAAGAAAAAAGTCTATGATTACATAGAGAGTGGATATAAGCCTGAGAGAATAGCTGTAATACTTCCCGATGAAAAGTTTGCTACACTCCTTAAGACCTTTGATAACAAGTCAAACTTCAACTTTGCTATGGGTGAGCCATACTCAAAAACTAATATATATGAGAAATTAAACTCTTCGTGTAAAGCAATAGAACAACTTTCACAAGAAAACAGTGCAAGACTGGAGAGAGTCGGTGATGAGATATATAAAGAGCTTTATAGCATCTACTACAAAAAAGTAGAAGAAGTTGACATTATAAAATATTTGTATAGTTTTTTAGAAAAAAGTGAAGTTACAAAAGTAGAAAAAAAAATATTTAATGAACAAGTATATACTCTAAAAAACATACTGCTAAGTATGAAAGAGATGAGTGTGAAATCTCTTATATCTCTTTTCCTACAACGTCTTGCATCTGCGACTATTGATGATGTCAGAGGTGGTAAGGTTACAGTTATGGGAGTGCTTGAGACTCGTGCTATTGATTTTGATGCTGTAGTTATAGTTGATTTTAATGATGGCAATGTTCCAAGACGAAGTGACAAAGATATGTTTTTAAATACAAACATAAGAGAAATGGCAAATCTACCGACTATGAGCGATAGAGAAAACCTACAAAAGCACTACTATGAGATGCTGATAAACTCTTCTAAAGAAGTGGCAATCTCTTTTGTAGAATCCCAGCAGAGCAGTGCTTCGAGGTTTTTAAAGCATCTAGGTATCAAGGCTAAAAATGAGCATGAAGAGTTAGATTATGCTGGGGTACTTTTTGATAAGTCTGCGCCTGCTTTAAAAGAAGAAAAAAAGATAGCAATGGAGTATAGTTTCAAAGATGTAAAACTATCAGCCACAAAACTAAAAACATTTTTGACATGTAAGAGAAAGTATTATCATAAATATATAGAACATATAAACTCTCATGAGATTCCAAAAGATATGCCTGCAGAGTACGAAGTTGGAACAGCTGTTCATGAAGCACTAAAAGAGCTATACACTAAGAGAAACTCTTACTTATCTGTAGATGACTTAAAAAGAGATCTCAACAATGAACTCGATGATGTTTGTGGTGCTAGTGAGCTAGACAAATATCTTATAGAGATGCAAAAGAGAAGACTAGATACATTTTGTGAAAAAGAGGTAGAACGTTTTGCAGATGGTTGGCAAGTAAAAGAGTGTGAAAAAAGTCTGAGTTGTGACTTTGCTGGTATGCAACTAAGTGGTGTTATAGATAGAGTCGATGTCAAAGATGGAGATATGTTTGTACTTGACTATAAAACAGGTTCATACCCTCTCTACACTGCAAAGACATTCCCGGACGCTACAGACTTCCAGTTGGAGTTTTATTATCTGTTAGCATCTACGTTAGGAAAAGTAAGTGCATGTGGGTACTACGACTTGAAAGATTCTAAAATAGTTCCTGAATCTTTTTTAGAAGAGAAACTCGAAATACTACAGTCAAATATAAAAGACTTGTTGATGATAGAAGATGTAAACTTTGAAAAGACGGAAGATGCTAAGAACT